The genomic region CGCTTCTGAAGAAAGACCAGGATGTACTCGAAAGACTTGACGAAAAGGAGATCGAGGAGTGCTTCGATCTCGAGCCGTACCTGAGGCACGTCGACTACCTGTACAGGCGTGTCTTCGGCGGGAGCGGGCGCGCCCGCCGCAGCGGGAGGAGGAAAGAGTGAAGAGACTTGAAAAACTCTACGAGGGCAAGGCCAAGATAATATACAGGACCGACGATCCCGCGCTCTACATCCAGTACTTCAAGGACGACGCCTCGGCCTTCGACGGCAAGAAGAAGGGCACCATAGAGAGCAAGGGGATCTTCAACAACAAGATATCGTCGCGCATCTTCGAGTTCCTGCGGGAGAAGGGCGTTGAGAGCCACTACGTCAGGAGGCTCGGCGATCGCGAGATGCTCGTAAGGCGCGTGGAGATAATTCCGGTCGAGATAGTGGTGAGGAACATGGTGGCCGGAAGCCTTGCAAGGCGCATGGGCCTTGAGGAGGGCGCGCCGCTGCCGGAGACGCTGGTGGAGTACTACTACAAAAGCGACGAGCTCGGCGACCCCATGCTCAACGCCGAGCACATCCGCATCTTCGGTCTGGCCGCCCCCGAGGAGCTACAGGCCATGGTCGCCACGGCCCGCACGGTGAACGAACACCTCAAGCGTTTCTTCGACGAGCGCGGCATAATCCTTGTCGACTACAAGCTCGAGTTCGGCCGCTGCGACGGCAAGGTGCTCCTCGCCGACGAGATAACGCCCGACGGCTGCCGCCTCTGGGACAAGAAGACGCTCAAGAAGCTCGACAAGGACCGTTTCCGCCGCGACCTCGGCGACATCGAGGACGCCT from Deltaproteobacteria bacterium harbors:
- a CDS encoding phosphoribosylaminoimidazolesuccinocarboxamide synthase, with product MKRLEKLYEGKAKIIYRTDDPALYIQYFKDDASAFDGKKKGTIESKGIFNNKISSRIFEFLREKGVESHYVRRLGDREMLVRRVEIIPVEIVVRNMVAGSLARRMGLEEGAPLPETLVEYYYKSDELGDPMLNAEHIRIFGLAAPEELQAMVATARTVNEHLKRFFDERGIILVDYKLEFGRCDGKVLLADEITPDGCRLWDKKTLKKLDKDRFRRDLGDIEDAYREVLDKVLG